In the genome of Treponema pedis, one region contains:
- the rny gene encoding ribonuclease Y, translating into MNWLLYVLLPAVGIILGWTIRWLYARFQLSASEQRAERVLQEAIKDAEAQKKEFLLEAKEQLIREQKQQERENRERRGDLQRLERRLAQKEEQLDKRVEAAGKQEKELIEREAALDERTKILSGEEERYREELERISGLTQQQAKDLIIRSLETEAKHDAVSIINKIEEEAQLTAEKRARDILVTTIQRLATETASDITVSTVSLPSDEMKGRIIGREGRNIRALETLTGVDIIIDDTPEAVVVSCFDPVRKEIARVALERLILDGRIHPARIEEIVQKVTREISQKIYEEGERVLFDLGIHNMNQEGIKALGRLYFRTSYGQNVLHHSKEVAIIAGMIASEIGANVEIAKRGALLHDIGKGAETDSDKNHAEIGMELTRKMNEDPRVVNAVGAHHNDIEPSSIEAIIVQIADAISAARPGARRETMDNYVKRLENLETLAEGFTGVEKAYAIQAGRELRVVINNEKISDADTKILARDIAKKIESELQYPGRIRVTLIRETRIVEYAR; encoded by the coding sequence ATGAACTGGCTTTTATACGTTCTCCTTCCTGCTGTCGGAATAATTCTTGGATGGACGATTCGCTGGCTTTATGCCAGATTTCAACTATCTGCTTCTGAACAACGTGCAGAGCGGGTTTTACAGGAGGCAATAAAAGATGCCGAAGCCCAGAAGAAGGAATTTCTTCTTGAGGCAAAAGAGCAGCTGATTCGGGAACAAAAACAGCAGGAACGGGAAAACAGAGAGCGCAGGGGCGACCTCCAGCGTCTCGAACGCCGATTGGCGCAAAAGGAAGAGCAGCTTGACAAACGTGTTGAAGCGGCGGGAAAACAGGAAAAAGAGCTTATCGAGAGGGAAGCCGCTCTCGATGAAAGAACTAAAATTTTAAGCGGCGAAGAAGAACGATATAGGGAAGAACTTGAAAGAATATCGGGTTTAACTCAACAACAAGCTAAAGATTTAATTATCCGCAGCTTGGAAACTGAAGCAAAGCATGACGCTGTTTCTATAATAAACAAAATAGAAGAAGAAGCGCAGCTTACTGCCGAAAAAAGGGCCAGAGATATTCTTGTAACAACAATTCAGCGGCTTGCTACGGAAACTGCAAGCGATATTACCGTTTCAACGGTTAGTTTGCCCAGCGATGAAATGAAGGGTAGAATAATCGGACGAGAGGGGCGGAATATTCGTGCGCTGGAAACGCTGACAGGTGTGGATATAATAATAGATGATACTCCTGAAGCTGTTGTCGTTTCATGTTTTGACCCCGTACGGAAAGAAATTGCGCGTGTTGCATTGGAAAGACTGATTCTTGACGGAAGAATTCACCCCGCAAGGATTGAAGAAATAGTACAAAAGGTAACGCGTGAGATTTCACAAAAGATTTATGAAGAAGGGGAGCGTGTTTTATTCGACCTCGGGATTCATAATATGAACCAGGAAGGCATAAAGGCTTTGGGAAGGCTGTATTTTAGAACAAGTTACGGGCAAAATGTTTTGCATCACTCTAAAGAGGTTGCAATTATTGCCGGTATGATTGCAAGCGAAATAGGCGCCAATGTTGAAATTGCCAAACGCGGAGCCCTCTTACACGATATCGGAAAAGGCGCTGAAACCGATTCCGATAAAAATCATGCCGAAATCGGTATGGAGCTTACGCGTAAAATGAATGAAGACCCGCGCGTGGTAAACGCCGTGGGAGCTCACCATAACGATATCGAACCTTCTTCTATAGAAGCTATTATCGTTCAAATTGCCGATGCGATTTCCGCTGCAAGACCCGGAGCAAGACGCGAAACTATGGATAATTATGTTAAGCGGCTTGAAAATCTTGAAACGCTTGCGGAAGGTTTCACCGGTGTGGAAAAGGCTTATGCGATTCAGGCAGGACGGGAATTGCGTGTAGTAATAAATAATGAAAAAATTTCCGATGCCGATACGAAAATTCTTGCACGCGATATTGCAAAGAAAATTGAAAGCGAATTGCAGTATCCGGGCAGAATTCGGGTTACGCTTATCCGCGAAACAAGAATCGTAGAATACGCAAGATAA